One genomic segment of Pedobacter endophyticus includes these proteins:
- a CDS encoding DUF433 domain-containing protein: MNRELIDRITVNPEICHGRPTIRNTRYTVDLILDLLSAGMSEIEIIEDYPALELGDIKACLSFASQLSRIKSIAKILA; encoded by the coding sequence ATGAATAGAGAACTAATAGATCGAATTACAGTTAATCCTGAAATTTGTCACGGACGACCAACGATTAGAAATACTCGTTATACAGTGGATTTGATTTTAGATTTACTGTCTGCTGGAATGTCGGAAATTGAAATCATTGAGGACTACCCCGCTCTAGAATTAGGTGACATTAAAGCATGTCTTTCATTTGCTTCGCAACTATCTCGGATTAAATCAATTGCAAAAATTCTTGCATGA